Proteins from a genomic interval of Arvicola amphibius chromosome 14, mArvAmp1.2, whole genome shotgun sequence:
- the F3 gene encoding tissue factor, whose product MAIPVLPRLLVALAPTFLGCLFVQVAPAAGTLQKAFNLTWKSTNFKTILEWEPKPVGYVYIVEITSGSRDWKSKCFLTQDTECDLTDEIMQDVHLVYHARVLSVPPNNTYFGDAPLANAPEFLPYRDTKLGQPVIQHFKQVGRNLSVTVEDTPTLVRRQNGTFLTLRDVFGKDLSYGLSYRKETSTGIKPIYTDTNDFFVQTEQDGSYCFTVHALIRSRKDNQKSPESSTECTDHWKNIMGETLIIVGSVVFVITIFIILLSIYLCKHRNGRAGQKRKENSPLRSV is encoded by the exons ATGGCGATCCCCGTGCTCCCGCGCCTCCTAGTGGCGCTTGCGCCCACCTTTCTCGGCTGCCTCTTCGTCCAGGTGGCCCCTGCTGCAG GTACTCTACAGAAGGCGTTTAATCTAACTTGGAAGTCAACTAATTTCAAGACCATTTTGGAGTGGGAACCCAAGCCCGTCGGTTATGTCTACATTGTTGAGATAAC cTCTGGATCTAGAGACTGGAAGAGCAAATGCTTCTTAACCCAAGACACCGAGTGTGACCTCACAGACGAGATCATGCAAGATGTGCACCTGGTCTACCACGCAAGGGTCCTATCTGTCCCACCAAATAACACTTACTTTGGGGACGCGCCATTAGCAAATGCCCCAGAATTTTTACCTTACCGAGACA CAAAGCTCGGACAGCCAGTAATCCAGCACTTTAAACAAGTTGGCCGGAACCTGAGCGTGACGGTGGAAGACACTCCTACGCTAGTCAGAAGGCAGAATGGCACATTCCTCACCCTGCGGGATGTTTTTGGCAAGGACTTGAGCTATGGACTTTCTTATCGGAAAGAGACAAGCACAGGAATA AAACCAATCTATACAGACACTAATGACTTCTTCGTTCAAACGGAACAAGACGGCAGCTACTGCTTCACTGTACACGCTCTGATTCGCTCCAGGAAAGATAACCAAAAGAGTCCAGAAAGCAGCACCGAGTGCACGGACCACTGGAAAAACATAATGGGAG agacactCATCATTGTGGGTTCAGTGGTGTTCGTGATCACCATCTTTATCATCCTCCTGTCCATATATCTGTGCAAGCACAGAAATGGCAGAGCCGggcagaaaaggaaggagaactcCCCGCTGCGCTCTGTatag